In bacterium, the sequence CGGGTAGATATCGCAGACATCCGTGATGATACGCTCGGTGTGATCGGCCGTGGCGCGCAGTATTTCGCAGGCGCGGCTGCCTGTGCCGACAATGCCCAGGCTGATCTTGCTGTTTAGGTTCTGGCCCCGGACAATGGCCGGCGCCCCCAGAACGGCGGCCATTCCCACGCCGCCGATAAGGAAATCGCGGCGGTTGATCGAATCCCTGCGGTCTGTGCCCTGCATGTCACACCTCGCGGACAATTGTACGGGGCGGCGCCGGGCCGCCCCCAGGTCAACCCTGGGCTTCCAGTTCCTCGCGGGTCACGCGGCGGCCGCCCTCCATCGAGGAGGTATAGGCCATCAGGGCCGAGATCGAGGACTTGCGGGTGCTCTCCACGTCCATGATCGGCTTGGTCCCGTTCTTGATACAGTCGTAGAAATGGGTGAACTCGCGGGCCGTGGCCAGGTCGTAGTCACCGTCCACCTTGAACTGCAGCACCTTGCCGGGATTGCTTTTCATGCTGCCGGTGGTGTCGAGGCTCTGGCCGAGCTTGACCGCGGTGAACTTGTGCTTGATCCCGAACGAGTCCAGATGGCGCACGTCCTTCTCCCAGTACAGGCGCAGTTCGCCGCCCGCGCTCTCGATGCTGCCGTGGGTGCCCAGCAGGGACCAGCCCATGCCCATGGTGCTGCTGGTGAGCGAACCGGTGCCCACGCCGATCACCCCGTCCTCCATCATCCAGGTGCCCATCACGTTGTCGTGGTGCTCGCGCCCGTCCTTGTACACCTCGATGCTGCCGTGGAACGTGGCGTCCGTGGGCATGGTGCCCAGCAGGTCCAGGACCTGGTCCATCTCGTGCGAGGTCACCTCGGTGAGAAGGCCGCCGCAGTATTCCTTATACAAGCGCCAGTTGAGCACGCGCTCCCATTTGGGTTCCACGTCGTCCCGTTTCCAGGTCTGGTTGCGGTCGAAATGGCAGTAGAACATCACCGGTTTGCCGATGGAGCCCTCGGCCACCAGGCGCTTGCTCTCGGTCATCGCCTCGTTCAGGCGGCTCTGGTAGCCCACGAGGTAGACCTTGTCCGGGTGGGCTTTGACCGCGTCGCGCATCTGGTTGAGCTGCTTGACCGTGAGGCCCTGGCTTTTCTCGCTGAACACGTGCTTGCCGGCATCCAGCGCGGCCGTGCTGATCGGCACGTGCAGGAACAACGGGGGCGACACAATCACCGCGTCCACGTCTTTCTGCTCCAGCACTTTCTCCCAGGCCTCCCAGGTGCGCACCTTGGGGTCGCCGAGCTGGTCCACGCCCTGTTTGATGTGCGGCGGGTAGACATCGCACAGGTCGGTGAACTGGGTGTCCGGCAGGTCCTTGATCGCCTGGATGATCGAGCAGCCGCGGCTGCCCGTGCCGATCATGGCCAGGCTGATCTTGCTGTTCACGTTCTGGGCGCTCAGGATAGCCGGGGCGCCAAGGGCGGCCAGTCCGACCGCGCCGGCCGCCACGACTCCGGTGCCGGCGCGCAGGAAATCGCGCCGCGTGATATTCTCTTCGGTCAGAATTTTCTTCATTTTCGGCTCCGGTTTATAATGAGGCTCAATTTGAAACATCCCCCCGCCTGCCATGCAGCCGGGGGACAACACTGTCGGGCCGTCTCAGCCCAGGTGCTTGCCGATCTGGGCGCGTAGCTCGGCGTAGGTCCGGGTGACCGGGAACTGCGGGAACTCGCGGATCACGTTCTCCGGCGGGCAGAACAGCACCCCGGCGTCCGCCTCGCTCAGCATGCCGGTGTCGTTGTACGAGTCGCCCGAGGCCACCACCTTGAACTGAAGCGAGTGCAGGGCCTTGACCGCCATGCGCTTGCCGTCCTTCTGCCGCAGGCGGTAATCGGTCACCATGCCGTTGCCGTCCACCACCAGCTTGTTGCAGAACAGGGTGGGACGGCCCAGCATTTCCATCAGCGGGTCGGCGAACTCGTAGAACGTATCCGAGAGGATGATAACCTGGCAGACCCGGCGCAGCTCGTTGATAAAGTCGAGCGCCCCCTCCAGCGGGTCGAGGCTGCGGATCACGGCCTGGATATCGGCCAGCTTGAGCTTGTGCTGGGCCAGGATATCCAGCCGCATGCGCATCAGCTTATCGTAGTCATTGATGTCCCGGGTGGTCAGGCGCAACTGCTCGATGCCGGTTTTTTCGGCCACATTGATCCAGACCTCCGGCACCAGCACGCCTTCCAGGTCGAGGCAGGTAACGAGCGACATCTGTTTTTTCTCCGTTTTTCACACTTGGCGGGTGGCATTGGGGTAAAATCAAGCTAAAAGTTCAGGCTGAAAAACAAATGAAAGATATAATGCCCTCCGCCCGGAGAGTCAAGGCCTTCCCCTTCCCCGCACCGAACGGTGCAACTCAGGGCAGGGCAAGGTTCAAGCTGCGGTTGGCTCCGAGGCTCAGAGTGTCGGAAACAGCGCCGGCGCTGACCTTGTAGGGAGAAAAGTCCGTCCTTGCGCCCGCCTGTACGAAATACTGGGGCAGCTCCAGGCTGAGCCTGCCATCCGCGCCGGTGGACTGTCGCGCGGCCTCGGTCCCGCTGCGGTCGGTGATAACCACCTCCTGCCCTGCCGCCGGGTTGCCCTGGGCGTCGGCAACAGAGATATCGAGGGTCCAGTAGACTTTCCAGGAATTCCCGCCCTCCGTGGCCTGGACTGCGAAATCCATGCCCTCGCAGCGGTTGGAGCGGAACTCCAGCCTCTCGGCCGTGTTTCCGGCATAACCGATCCGCACCGGGACCAGGCCGCTCACCGCGTTCGCCCCGGCGCGGAAAGTGTTGTCCGTGAACACGGCGTCTTTGGCGGAGCCGTAGAAAGTGGCAAACCAGACCGCGGGTACATTGGAGGTGACAGTGTTGCCCCACCAGCGGCCGCCGTTGTCCGATCCGCCCACGTAGAACGCCGCGGCCAGGGCCTTGGAGCCCGGGTCCTGATGTTCCACCGTGACATCGTTGTCGTAGACATAGACCGTGCCGCCGCCCACACTCAGGAAAACCGCGTAGGCCATGGGGATATAGGCCGCGCGCTCGGGGTAGTCGCGCCCGGTGATGAAGAAGCGGTTGTCGTGGATGCGTATCTCGGAGGCGCCCTGGCCGGCCGGGGAATTGTAGTCCGTGACCCGGATCGCGTTCACGCTGTAGTCCTCGAACCCGTACTCGCAGGTGGGCGGCGAGGCGGCCACGCGGAACACGTTGTCGTAAATCTCCACGCCGTTCGCCTTGCCGATCAGGATACCCGAGCCGACCTCCGGCTCGAAGCGGTTGTTGTACACCTTGCCCCCGTCACCGATGCCCAGACTGTAGTGGTTGGTCACCATCTGACGGTTGACGAACAGGTTGTCGTGGACCGAGGAGTTGGCGCCGGAGACGGTGAGGTTGCCCTGGCCGCCGATGAACTGGCAGTCGGCGACCTCGGAGGAGCCTGGGCCGCGGAGGCTGACCGGCTGGTCGACCTGGCGGTGGCGGTCGATGATGAAGGGCGAGTCCATCTCGAAGCGGCAGTTGCGGACAGCCGCCTGGGGCACATCCACGGCGAACGTGTTGATCCCGGAGGCCTCGAAGCGCACGTTCTCCAGCACCACGTTCACGTCCCCGGCCGTGGACTGCACGCCCCAGGAGCGCACGCCCACAGCGCCGCTGCGGATCACGCCGTTGCGGATCGTGATCGTGCCGCTTCCGCTCACCCGCGGGACCCAGGCGAGCGGGGCGCCGGCCTGGCCCGGCTGGTTGTAGTCGGTGAACGCGGCATAGTCGCCGTCCAGGATGCACTTATAGTATGACCAGGGTGAGGTGCCGTCCACTATCCCCACGCCCACATCCATGGCCGGGCGGATATCGACCTCATCGATCAGCACGCCGCCCGACTCGGCCCGCACCCGCACCCGGTAGCGCCCGGCTGGCTTTCCGTTGAACTGCGCGAACACGAACCCGCCCCCCAGTTTGGGCGAGCGGTTAAGCTCCGGGCAAGTCTGGCGCACCGTGGAGCCGAAAGTGAACTGGCTGTAAACCTGGTTCCCGAGGGAGTCCTCGACATAGAGCGAGATGACCATTTCCTGCTCCGCAACCCCGCACATGGCGTAATAGGTGCGGTTGGCCACCGGAAGATCGACCCAGCCCGAGACAACCTCCTGCTGATAGGGCAGGTAGAGGATCTTGTCCCCGATGAACGTATGGGTGGTGCGGGTGTCCTTGAGCTCCACTCCCGGCGCTTTGCTCATGTCCCAGCCGGTGAGTCCGTCCTCGAACCCGCCGTTGGGCACGTGGCCGTAGCCGGCATCCGCGTAGGTGAGCGTGTAGCCGTTGAGGTCCAGGGTGACATCCTTGGCCAGGAACAGCGTGGAGACCGGGCTGGAGATGTCGCGGGTGAGCATGTAGAGCCCGCCCTCCACGGCGCAGACCCCGGCCGAATCCACAGCCAGGGCGCCCTCGGGAAGGGCCTGGTGCTCCCCGGTGTCCGGGCCGGACTGGGTGCTGTTGTCGCGCGCCTGACGGACCAACGCGACCGCGTCCGCCAGCGAGTAACGCCCATCACCGTTGAAATCCAGGCTGTTGTCCGCGGGGTTGGCCGCGCCCCGCACGAGAAGGGTCAGGGCATCCAGCACCCCCAGACGACCGTCGCCGTTGAAGTCCCCCCGTAATCCCAGGGCGAACAGGGAAAAGGCGGCCAGCGGCACGCACACACAACTCAACAGGCAAATTCTTTGTATCCTCATCTGTCCCATCTCCCTATATCAAAGACTGAACCGCGCTCGGCATGCCGGGCAAAAGAAGGGTGTAATCGGAACGGAGTGCTTGCCCCCCGGAAAAGACCGGCCCCCGATAAAGGGAACTGACGGATATAACACG encodes:
- the thrH gene encoding bifunctional phosphoserine phosphatase/homoserine phosphotransferase ThrH: MSLVTCLDLEGVLVPEVWINVAEKTGIEQLRLTTRDINDYDKLMRMRLDILAQHKLKLADIQAVIRSLDPLEGALDFINELRRVCQVIILSDTFYEFADPLMEMLGRPTLFCNKLVVDGNGMVTDYRLRQKDGKRMAVKALHSLQFKVVASGDSYNDTGMLSEADAGVLFCPPENVIREFPQFPVTRTYAELRAQIGKHLG
- a CDS encoding Gfo/Idh/MocA family oxidoreductase codes for the protein MKKILTEENITRRDFLRAGTGVVAAGAVGLAALGAPAILSAQNVNSKISLAMIGTGSRGCSIIQAIKDLPDTQFTDLCDVYPPHIKQGVDQLGDPKVRTWEAWEKVLEQKDVDAVIVSPPLFLHVPISTAALDAGKHVFSEKSQGLTVKQLNQMRDAVKAHPDKVYLVGYQSRLNEAMTESKRLVAEGSIGKPVMFYCHFDRNQTWKRDDVEPKWERVLNWRLYKEYCGGLLTEVTSHEMDQVLDLLGTMPTDATFHGSIEVYKDGREHHDNVMGTWMMEDGVIGVGTGSLTSSTMGMGWSLLGTHGSIESAGGELRLYWEKDVRHLDSFGIKHKFTAVKLGQSLDTTGSMKSNPGKVLQFKVDGDYDLATAREFTHFYDCIKNGTKPIMDVESTRKSSISALMAYTSSMEGGRRVTREELEAQG